In Malus sylvestris chromosome 16, drMalSylv7.2, whole genome shotgun sequence, the following are encoded in one genomic region:
- the LOC126606347 gene encoding phospholipase A2-alpha-like isoform X2, producing the protein MVFNKSLKFVLAPSFLVLYFNSINLHALNIGVQATDASIVLSKDCSRECESEFCTVPPFLKYGKYCGLLYSGCPGEQPCDGLDACCMKHDNCVQSKNNDYLSSECSQTFLNCMAEFKNKRGKTFKGNKCHVEDVVEVITLVMEAALVAGRYLHKP; encoded by the exons ATGGTTTTTAACAAGTCACTGAAGTTTGTTCTTGCCCCCTCTTTTCTTGTCCTGTATTTTAATTCCATTAATTTGCATGCCCTTAACATTGGTGTCCAAGCCACAGATGCCTCCATTGTTCTG AGTAAAGATTGCAGCAGAGAATGTGAGTCAGAGTTCTGTACAG TGCCTCCATTTTTGAAATATGGGAAGTATTGTGGGCTTTTATACAGTGGATGCCCAGGGGAGCAACCCTGTGATGGCCTTGATGCATGTTGTATGAAGCATGATAACTGCGTTCAATCCAAAAACA ATGACTATCTAAGCTCAGAGTGCAGCCAAACGTTCCTAAATTGCATGGCAGAgttcaaaaacaaaagaggGAAAACGTTTAAGGGGAACAAATGCCATGTTGAGGATGTTGTGGAAGTTATAACCCTTGTCATGGAGGCTGCTTTAGTTGCTGGAAGATATCTCCATAAGCCTTAA
- the LOC126606347 gene encoding phospholipase A2-alpha-like isoform X1, translating to MAIAGTRSSDTMGLKGGVILLGFVAFALFSCVADGLSGADRLLGEGEGVRRSLAENETAWSKDCSRECESEFCTVPPFLKYGKYCGLLYSGCPGEQPCDGLDACCMKHDNCVQSKNNDYLSSECSQTFLNCMAEFKNKRGKTFKGNKCHVEDVVEVITLVMEAALVAGRYLHKP from the exons ATGGCCATTGCAGGAACAAGATCATCTGATACGATGGGCCTGAAGGGTGGTGTTATTCTTCTCGGCTTTGTTGCCTTTGCTTTGTTTTCTTGTGTGGCCGATGGTTTATCCGGTGCCGACCGTCTCTTGGGGGAGGGGGAGGGTGTCCGTCGTAGCCTGGCCGAGAACGAAACTGCCTGG AGTAAAGATTGCAGCAGAGAATGTGAGTCAGAGTTCTGTACAG TGCCTCCATTTTTGAAATATGGGAAGTATTGTGGGCTTTTATACAGTGGATGCCCAGGGGAGCAACCCTGTGATGGCCTTGATGCATGTTGTATGAAGCATGATAACTGCGTTCAATCCAAAAACA ATGACTATCTAAGCTCAGAGTGCAGCCAAACGTTCCTAAATTGCATGGCAGAgttcaaaaacaaaagaggGAAAACGTTTAAGGGGAACAAATGCCATGTTGAGGATGTTGTGGAAGTTATAACCCTTGTCATGGAGGCTGCTTTAGTTGCTGGAAGATATCTCCATAAGCCTTAA